From Chionomys nivalis chromosome 21, mChiNiv1.1, whole genome shotgun sequence, a single genomic window includes:
- the Tnpo2 gene encoding transportin-2 isoform X1 → MDWQPDEQGLQQVLQLLKDSQSPNTATQRIVQDKLKQLNQFPDFNNYLIFVLTRLKSEDEPTRSLSGLILKNNVKAHYQSFPPPVADFIKQECLNNIGDASSLIRATIGILITTIASKGELQMWPELLPQLCNLLNSEDYNTCEGAFGALQKICEDSSELLDSDALNRPLNIMIPKFLQFFKHCSPKIRSHAIACVNQFIMDRAQALMDNIDTFIEHLFALAVDDDPEVRKNVCRALVMLLEVRIDRLIPHMHSIIQYMLQRTQDHDENVALEACEFWLTLAEQPICKEVLASHLVQLIPILVNGMKYSEIDIILLKGDVEEDEAVPDSEQDIKPRFHKSRTVTLPHEAERPDGSEDAEDDDDDDALSDWNLRKCSAAALDVLANVFREELLPHLLPLLKGLLFHPEWVVKESGILVLGAIAEGCMQGMVPYLPELIPHLIQCLSDKKALVRSIACWTLSRYAHWVVSQPPDMHLKPLMTELLKRILDGNKRVQEAACSAFATLEEEACTELVPYLSYILDTLVFAFGKYQHKNLLILYDAIGTLADSVGHHLNQPEYIQKLMPPLIQKWNELKDEDKDLFPLLECLSSVATALQSGFLPYCEPVYQRCVTLVQKTLAQAMMYTQHPEQYEAPDKDFMIVALDLLSGLAEGLGGHVEQLVARSNIMTLLFQCMQDSMPEVRQSSFALLGDLTKACFIHVKPCIAEFMPILGTNLNPEFISVCNNATWAIGEICMQMGAEMQPYVQMVLNNLVEIINRPNTPKTLLENTGRLTSPSAIPAITIGRLGYVCPQEVAPMLQQFIRPWCTSLRNIRDNEEKDSAFRGICMMIGVNPGGVVQDFIFFCDAVASWVSPKDDLRDMFYKILHGFKDQVGEENWQQFSEQFPPLLKERLAAFYGV, encoded by the exons ATGGACTGGCAGCCAGACGAGCAGGGCCTGCAGCAGGTCTTGCAGCTTCTCAAAGACTCGCAGTCGCCCAACACAGCTACTCAGCGCATTGTGCAGGAT AAACTTAAACAACTCAACCAGTTTCCCGACTTCAACAATTATCTGATCTTCGTTCTGACCAGACTCAAATCAGAAG ACGAGCCAACCCGCTCTCTCAGTGGCCTCATCCTCAAGAATAATGTGAAGGCGCATTACCAGAGCTTCCCACCTCCTGTGGCTGACTTCATCAAACAAGAGTGTCTCAACAACATTGGCGATGCCTCCTCTCTCATCCGAGCCACCATTG GCATTCTCATCACCACCATCGCTTCCAAGGGTGAGCTGCAGATGTGGCCCGAGCTGCTGCCCCAGCTGTGTAACCTGCTCAACTCAGAGGATTATAATACCTGTGAG GGGGCCTTTGGAGCCCTGCAGAAGATCTGTGAAGACTCCTCTGAGCTTCTGGATAGTGATGCTCTCAACAGGCCCCTGAACATCATGATCCCTAAGTTCCTGCAGTTTTTCAAGCACTGCAGCCCCAAGATCCG GTCCCATGCCATTGCCTGTGTGAACCAGTTCATCATGGATCGGGCCCAGGCATTAATGGACAACATCGACACCTTCATCGAG CACCTGTTTGCCTTGGCTGTGGATGACGACCCTGAGGTGAGGAAGAACGTGTGCCGTGCACTAGTGATGCTTCTGGAAGTGCGGATCGACAGGCTCATCCCTCACATGCACAGCATCATTCAG TACAtgctgcagaggacccaagaCCATGATGAGAACGTGGCCCTGGAGGCCTGTGAGTTCTGGCTGACGCTGGCCGAGCAGCCCATCTGCAAGGAAGTCCTGGCCTCCCATCTGGTCCA GTTGATTCCTATCCTCGTGAATGGGATGAAGTACTCTGAAATTGACATCATCTTACTTAAG GGGGATGTGGAGGAGGACGAGGCAGTACCTGACAGCGAGCAGGATATCAAGCCCCGTTTCCACAAGTCACGCACAGTGACACTGCCCCACGAGGCTGAGCGGCCTGATGGCTCTGAGGATGCGGaggatgatgatgacgacgatgcTTTGTCGGACTGGAATCTGA GGAAATGCTCCGCCGCTGCGCTGGACGTCCTTGCTAATGTCTTTCGGGAGGAACTGCTGCCCCACCTACTTCCCCTGCTCAAGGGCCTCCTGTTCCACCCTGAGTGGGTGGTCAAGGAGTCAGGGATCCTGGTGCTGGGTGCCATTGCTGAGG GCTGTATGCAGGGAATGGTGCCCTATCTACCTGAGCTGATCCCACACCTCATCCAGTGCCTGTCAGACAAGAAGGCCCTGGTACGCTCCATTGCCTGCTGGACACTGAGCCGCTATGCCCACTGGGTAGTCAGCCAGCCACCAGACATGCACCTCAAGCCTCTGATGACAGAGCTGCTCAAGCGTATCCTGGATGGCAACAAGAGGGTGCAGGAGGCAGCCTGCAG TGCCTTTGCTACCTTGGAGGAGGAGGCATGCACGGAGCTGGTCCCCTACCTCAGTTATATCCTTGACACTCTTGTTTTTGCCTTTGGCAAATACCAGCATAAGAATCTGCTCATCCTCTATGATGCCATTGGCACCCTGGCCGACTCTGTGGGCCACCACCTTAATCAGCCG GAATATATTCAGAAGCTGATGCCTCCACTGATCCAGAAGTGGAATGAGCTCAAGGATGAAGACAAGGACCTTTTCCCCCTGCTGGAG TGTCTGTCGTCTGTGGCCACTGCCCTGCAGAGTGGCTTCCTGCCCTACTGTGAGCCTGTCTACCAGCGCTGTGTTACTCTGGTGCAGAAGACACTGGCCCAGGCCATG ATGTACACACAACACCCTGAACAGTACGAGGCCCCTGACAAGGACTTCATGATCGTTGCATTGGACCTGCTTAGTGGTTTGGCTGAGGGCCTGGGTGGCCATGTGGAACAGCTGGTAGCCCGAAGTAACATCATGACATTGCTCTTCCAATGTATGCAG GACTCCATGCCTGAGGTCCGGCAGAGCTCCTTCGCCCTTCTGGGAGACCTTACCAAAGCCTGCTTTATCCACGTCAAGCCCTGTATCG CTGAGTTCATGCCTATCCTGGGCACCAACCTGAACCCTGAGTTCATCTCTGTCTGCAACAATGCCACCTGGGCCATTGGGGAGATCTGCATGCAGATGG GGGCAGAGATGCAGCCCTATGTGCAGATGGTCCTCAACAATCTGGTGGAGATCATTAACAGGCCCAACACGCCCAAGACACTACTGGAAAACACAG GTCGCCTGACGAGTCCCTCTGCCATTCCAGCCATCACCATCGGCCGCCTGGGCTACGTGTGCCCACAGGAGGTGGCACCCATGCTGCAGCAGTTCATCCGGCCTTG GTGCACATCCCTTAGGAACATCCGGGACAACGAGGAGAAGGATTCTGCCTTCCGAGGCATCTGCATGATGATTGGTGTCAATCCTGGGGGTGTTGTGCAG gactttattttCTTCTGCGATGCTGTAGCCTCCTGGGTGAGTCCAAAGGATGACCTTCGGGACATGTTTTATAAG ATCCTCCATGGCTTCAAAGACCAAGTCGGGGAGGAAAACTGGCAGCAGTTCTCAGAGCAGTTTCCGCCACTGCTCAAGGAGAGGCTAGCAGCCTTCTACGGGGTCTAG
- the Tnpo2 gene encoding transportin-2 isoform X4 codes for MDWQPDEQGLQQVLQLLKDSQSPNTATQRIVQDKLKQLNQFPDFNNYLIFVLTRLKSEDEPTRSLSGLILKNNVKAHYQSFPPPVADFIKQECLNNIGDASSLIRATIGILITTIASKGELQMWPELLPQLCNLLNSEDYNTCEGAFGALQKICEDSSELLDSDALNRPLNIMIPKFLQFFKHCSPKIRSHAIACVNQFIMDRAQALMDNIDTFIEHLFALAVDDDPEVRKNVCRALVMLLEVRIDRLIPHMHSIIQYMLQRTQDHDENVALEACEFWLTLAEQPICKEVLASHLVQLIPILVNGMKYSEIDIILLKGDVEEDEAVPDSEQDIKPRFHKSRTVTLPHEAERPDGSEDAEDDDDDDALSDWNLRKCSAAALDVLANVFREELLPHLLPLLKGLLFHPEWVVKESGILVLGAIAEGCMQGMVPYLPELIPHLIQCLSDKKALVRSIACWTLSRYAHWVVSQPPDMHLKPLMTELLKRILDGNKRVQEAACSAFATLEEEACTELVPYLSYILDTLVFAFGKYQHKNLLILYDAIGTLADSVGHHLNQPEYIQKLMPPLIQKWNELKDEDKDLFPLLECLSSVATALQSGFLPYCEPVYQRCVTLVQKTLAQAMMYTQHPEQYEAPDKDFMIVALDLLSGLAEGLGGHVEQLVARSNIMTLLFQCMQDSMPEVRQSSFALLGDLTKACFIHVKPCIAEFMPILGTNLNPEFISVCNNATWAIGEICMQMEMQPYVQMVLNNLVEIINRPNTPKTLLENTAITIGRLGYVCPQEVAPMLQQFIRPWCTSLRNIRDNEEKDSAFRGICMMIGVNPGGVVQDFIFFCDAVASWVSPKDDLRDMFYKILHGFKDQVGEENWQQFSEQFPPLLKERLAAFYGV; via the exons ATGGACTGGCAGCCAGACGAGCAGGGCCTGCAGCAGGTCTTGCAGCTTCTCAAAGACTCGCAGTCGCCCAACACAGCTACTCAGCGCATTGTGCAGGAT AAACTTAAACAACTCAACCAGTTTCCCGACTTCAACAATTATCTGATCTTCGTTCTGACCAGACTCAAATCAGAAG ACGAGCCAACCCGCTCTCTCAGTGGCCTCATCCTCAAGAATAATGTGAAGGCGCATTACCAGAGCTTCCCACCTCCTGTGGCTGACTTCATCAAACAAGAGTGTCTCAACAACATTGGCGATGCCTCCTCTCTCATCCGAGCCACCATTG GCATTCTCATCACCACCATCGCTTCCAAGGGTGAGCTGCAGATGTGGCCCGAGCTGCTGCCCCAGCTGTGTAACCTGCTCAACTCAGAGGATTATAATACCTGTGAG GGGGCCTTTGGAGCCCTGCAGAAGATCTGTGAAGACTCCTCTGAGCTTCTGGATAGTGATGCTCTCAACAGGCCCCTGAACATCATGATCCCTAAGTTCCTGCAGTTTTTCAAGCACTGCAGCCCCAAGATCCG GTCCCATGCCATTGCCTGTGTGAACCAGTTCATCATGGATCGGGCCCAGGCATTAATGGACAACATCGACACCTTCATCGAG CACCTGTTTGCCTTGGCTGTGGATGACGACCCTGAGGTGAGGAAGAACGTGTGCCGTGCACTAGTGATGCTTCTGGAAGTGCGGATCGACAGGCTCATCCCTCACATGCACAGCATCATTCAG TACAtgctgcagaggacccaagaCCATGATGAGAACGTGGCCCTGGAGGCCTGTGAGTTCTGGCTGACGCTGGCCGAGCAGCCCATCTGCAAGGAAGTCCTGGCCTCCCATCTGGTCCA GTTGATTCCTATCCTCGTGAATGGGATGAAGTACTCTGAAATTGACATCATCTTACTTAAG GGGGATGTGGAGGAGGACGAGGCAGTACCTGACAGCGAGCAGGATATCAAGCCCCGTTTCCACAAGTCACGCACAGTGACACTGCCCCACGAGGCTGAGCGGCCTGATGGCTCTGAGGATGCGGaggatgatgatgacgacgatgcTTTGTCGGACTGGAATCTGA GGAAATGCTCCGCCGCTGCGCTGGACGTCCTTGCTAATGTCTTTCGGGAGGAACTGCTGCCCCACCTACTTCCCCTGCTCAAGGGCCTCCTGTTCCACCCTGAGTGGGTGGTCAAGGAGTCAGGGATCCTGGTGCTGGGTGCCATTGCTGAGG GCTGTATGCAGGGAATGGTGCCCTATCTACCTGAGCTGATCCCACACCTCATCCAGTGCCTGTCAGACAAGAAGGCCCTGGTACGCTCCATTGCCTGCTGGACACTGAGCCGCTATGCCCACTGGGTAGTCAGCCAGCCACCAGACATGCACCTCAAGCCTCTGATGACAGAGCTGCTCAAGCGTATCCTGGATGGCAACAAGAGGGTGCAGGAGGCAGCCTGCAG TGCCTTTGCTACCTTGGAGGAGGAGGCATGCACGGAGCTGGTCCCCTACCTCAGTTATATCCTTGACACTCTTGTTTTTGCCTTTGGCAAATACCAGCATAAGAATCTGCTCATCCTCTATGATGCCATTGGCACCCTGGCCGACTCTGTGGGCCACCACCTTAATCAGCCG GAATATATTCAGAAGCTGATGCCTCCACTGATCCAGAAGTGGAATGAGCTCAAGGATGAAGACAAGGACCTTTTCCCCCTGCTGGAG TGTCTGTCGTCTGTGGCCACTGCCCTGCAGAGTGGCTTCCTGCCCTACTGTGAGCCTGTCTACCAGCGCTGTGTTACTCTGGTGCAGAAGACACTGGCCCAGGCCATG ATGTACACACAACACCCTGAACAGTACGAGGCCCCTGACAAGGACTTCATGATCGTTGCATTGGACCTGCTTAGTGGTTTGGCTGAGGGCCTGGGTGGCCATGTGGAACAGCTGGTAGCCCGAAGTAACATCATGACATTGCTCTTCCAATGTATGCAG GACTCCATGCCTGAGGTCCGGCAGAGCTCCTTCGCCCTTCTGGGAGACCTTACCAAAGCCTGCTTTATCCACGTCAAGCCCTGTATCG CTGAGTTCATGCCTATCCTGGGCACCAACCTGAACCCTGAGTTCATCTCTGTCTGCAACAATGCCACCTGGGCCATTGGGGAGATCTGCATGCAGATGG AGATGCAGCCCTATGTGCAGATGGTCCTCAACAATCTGGTGGAGATCATTAACAGGCCCAACACGCCCAAGACACTACTGGAAAACACAG CCATCACCATCGGCCGCCTGGGCTACGTGTGCCCACAGGAGGTGGCACCCATGCTGCAGCAGTTCATCCGGCCTTG GTGCACATCCCTTAGGAACATCCGGGACAACGAGGAGAAGGATTCTGCCTTCCGAGGCATCTGCATGATGATTGGTGTCAATCCTGGGGGTGTTGTGCAG gactttattttCTTCTGCGATGCTGTAGCCTCCTGGGTGAGTCCAAAGGATGACCTTCGGGACATGTTTTATAAG ATCCTCCATGGCTTCAAAGACCAAGTCGGGGAGGAAAACTGGCAGCAGTTCTCAGAGCAGTTTCCGCCACTGCTCAAGGAGAGGCTAGCAGCCTTCTACGGGGTCTAG
- the Tnpo2 gene encoding transportin-2 isoform X5 yields MDWQPDEQGLQQVLQLLKDSQSPNTATQRIVQDKLKQLNQFPDFNNYLIFVLTRLKSEDEPTRSLSGLILKNNVKAHYQSFPPPVADFIKQECLNNIGDASSLIRATIGILITTIASKGELQMWPELLPQLCNLLNSEDYNTCEGAFGALQKICEDSSELLDSDALNRPLNIMIPKFLQFFKHCSPKIRSHAIACVNQFIMDRAQALMDNIDTFIEHLFALAVDDDPEVRKNVCRALVMLLEVRIDRLIPHMHSIIQYMLQRTQDHDENVALEACEFWLTLAEQPICKEVLASHLVQLIPILVNGMKYSEIDIILLKGDVEEDEAVPDSEQDIKPRFHKSRTVTLPHEAERPDGSEDAEDDDDDDALSDWNLRKCSAAALDVLANVFREELLPHLLPLLKGLLFHPEWVVKESGILVLGAIAEGCMQGMVPYLPELIPHLIQCLSDKKALVRSIACWTLSRYAHWVVSQPPDMHLKPLMTELLKRILDGNKRVQEAACSAFATLEEEACTELVPYLSYILDTLVFAFGKYQHKNLLILYDAIGTLADSVGHHLNQPEYIQKLMPPLIQKWNELKDEDKDLFPLLECLSSVATALQSGFLPYCEPVYQRCVTLVQKTLAQAMMYTQHPEQYEAPDKDFMIVALDLLSGLAEGLGGHVEQLVARSNIMTLLFQCMQDSMPEVRQSSFALLGDLTKACFIHVKPCIAEFMPILGTNLNPEFISVCNNATWAIGEICMQMGAEMQPYVQMVLNNLVEIINRPNTPKTLLENTAITIGRLGYVCPQEVAPMLQQFIRPWCTSLRNIRDNEEKDSAFRGICMMIGVNPGGVVQDFIFFCDAVASWVSPKDDLRDMFYKILHGFKDQVGEENWQQFSEQFPPLLKERLAAFYGVSVCVIVGGCAGECAASRSHCALVQGG; encoded by the exons ATGGACTGGCAGCCAGACGAGCAGGGCCTGCAGCAGGTCTTGCAGCTTCTCAAAGACTCGCAGTCGCCCAACACAGCTACTCAGCGCATTGTGCAGGAT AAACTTAAACAACTCAACCAGTTTCCCGACTTCAACAATTATCTGATCTTCGTTCTGACCAGACTCAAATCAGAAG ACGAGCCAACCCGCTCTCTCAGTGGCCTCATCCTCAAGAATAATGTGAAGGCGCATTACCAGAGCTTCCCACCTCCTGTGGCTGACTTCATCAAACAAGAGTGTCTCAACAACATTGGCGATGCCTCCTCTCTCATCCGAGCCACCATTG GCATTCTCATCACCACCATCGCTTCCAAGGGTGAGCTGCAGATGTGGCCCGAGCTGCTGCCCCAGCTGTGTAACCTGCTCAACTCAGAGGATTATAATACCTGTGAG GGGGCCTTTGGAGCCCTGCAGAAGATCTGTGAAGACTCCTCTGAGCTTCTGGATAGTGATGCTCTCAACAGGCCCCTGAACATCATGATCCCTAAGTTCCTGCAGTTTTTCAAGCACTGCAGCCCCAAGATCCG GTCCCATGCCATTGCCTGTGTGAACCAGTTCATCATGGATCGGGCCCAGGCATTAATGGACAACATCGACACCTTCATCGAG CACCTGTTTGCCTTGGCTGTGGATGACGACCCTGAGGTGAGGAAGAACGTGTGCCGTGCACTAGTGATGCTTCTGGAAGTGCGGATCGACAGGCTCATCCCTCACATGCACAGCATCATTCAG TACAtgctgcagaggacccaagaCCATGATGAGAACGTGGCCCTGGAGGCCTGTGAGTTCTGGCTGACGCTGGCCGAGCAGCCCATCTGCAAGGAAGTCCTGGCCTCCCATCTGGTCCA GTTGATTCCTATCCTCGTGAATGGGATGAAGTACTCTGAAATTGACATCATCTTACTTAAG GGGGATGTGGAGGAGGACGAGGCAGTACCTGACAGCGAGCAGGATATCAAGCCCCGTTTCCACAAGTCACGCACAGTGACACTGCCCCACGAGGCTGAGCGGCCTGATGGCTCTGAGGATGCGGaggatgatgatgacgacgatgcTTTGTCGGACTGGAATCTGA GGAAATGCTCCGCCGCTGCGCTGGACGTCCTTGCTAATGTCTTTCGGGAGGAACTGCTGCCCCACCTACTTCCCCTGCTCAAGGGCCTCCTGTTCCACCCTGAGTGGGTGGTCAAGGAGTCAGGGATCCTGGTGCTGGGTGCCATTGCTGAGG GCTGTATGCAGGGAATGGTGCCCTATCTACCTGAGCTGATCCCACACCTCATCCAGTGCCTGTCAGACAAGAAGGCCCTGGTACGCTCCATTGCCTGCTGGACACTGAGCCGCTATGCCCACTGGGTAGTCAGCCAGCCACCAGACATGCACCTCAAGCCTCTGATGACAGAGCTGCTCAAGCGTATCCTGGATGGCAACAAGAGGGTGCAGGAGGCAGCCTGCAG TGCCTTTGCTACCTTGGAGGAGGAGGCATGCACGGAGCTGGTCCCCTACCTCAGTTATATCCTTGACACTCTTGTTTTTGCCTTTGGCAAATACCAGCATAAGAATCTGCTCATCCTCTATGATGCCATTGGCACCCTGGCCGACTCTGTGGGCCACCACCTTAATCAGCCG GAATATATTCAGAAGCTGATGCCTCCACTGATCCAGAAGTGGAATGAGCTCAAGGATGAAGACAAGGACCTTTTCCCCCTGCTGGAG TGTCTGTCGTCTGTGGCCACTGCCCTGCAGAGTGGCTTCCTGCCCTACTGTGAGCCTGTCTACCAGCGCTGTGTTACTCTGGTGCAGAAGACACTGGCCCAGGCCATG ATGTACACACAACACCCTGAACAGTACGAGGCCCCTGACAAGGACTTCATGATCGTTGCATTGGACCTGCTTAGTGGTTTGGCTGAGGGCCTGGGTGGCCATGTGGAACAGCTGGTAGCCCGAAGTAACATCATGACATTGCTCTTCCAATGTATGCAG GACTCCATGCCTGAGGTCCGGCAGAGCTCCTTCGCCCTTCTGGGAGACCTTACCAAAGCCTGCTTTATCCACGTCAAGCCCTGTATCG CTGAGTTCATGCCTATCCTGGGCACCAACCTGAACCCTGAGTTCATCTCTGTCTGCAACAATGCCACCTGGGCCATTGGGGAGATCTGCATGCAGATGG GGGCAGAGATGCAGCCCTATGTGCAGATGGTCCTCAACAATCTGGTGGAGATCATTAACAGGCCCAACACGCCCAAGACACTACTGGAAAACACAG CCATCACCATCGGCCGCCTGGGCTACGTGTGCCCACAGGAGGTGGCACCCATGCTGCAGCAGTTCATCCGGCCTTG GTGCACATCCCTTAGGAACATCCGGGACAACGAGGAGAAGGATTCTGCCTTCCGAGGCATCTGCATGATGATTGGTGTCAATCCTGGGGGTGTTGTGCAG gactttattttCTTCTGCGATGCTGTAGCCTCCTGGGTGAGTCCAAAGGATGACCTTCGGGACATGTTTTATAAG ATCCTCCATGGCTTCAAAGACCAAGTCGGGGAGGAAAACTGGCAGCAGTTCTCAGAGCAGTTTCCGCCACTGCTCAAGGAGAGGCTAGCAGCCTTCTACGGG GTTTCTGTCTGCGTCATCGTCGGAGGGTGTGCTGGGGAATGTGCTGCTTCCAGAAGTCACTGTGCCCTGGTCCAGGGGGGTTAG
- the Tnpo2 gene encoding transportin-2 isoform X3: protein MDWQPDEQGLQQVLQLLKDSQSPNTATQRIVQDKLKQLNQFPDFNNYLIFVLTRLKSEDEPTRSLSGLILKNNVKAHYQSFPPPVADFIKQECLNNIGDASSLIRATIGILITTIASKGELQMWPELLPQLCNLLNSEDYNTCEGAFGALQKICEDSSELLDSDALNRPLNIMIPKFLQFFKHCSPKIRSHAIACVNQFIMDRAQALMDNIDTFIEHLFALAVDDDPEVRKNVCRALVMLLEVRIDRLIPHMHSIIQYMLQRTQDHDENVALEACEFWLTLAEQPICKEVLASHLVQLIPILVNGMKYSEIDIILLKGDVEEDEAVPDSEQDIKPRFHKSRTVTLPHEAERPDGSEDAEDDDDDDALSDWNLRKCSAAALDVLANVFREELLPHLLPLLKGLLFHPEWVVKESGILVLGAIAEGCMQGMVPYLPELIPHLIQCLSDKKALVRSIACWTLSRYAHWVVSQPPDMHLKPLMTELLKRILDGNKRVQEAACSAFATLEEEACTELVPYLSYILDTLVFAFGKYQHKNLLILYDAIGTLADSVGHHLNQPEYIQKLMPPLIQKWNELKDEDKDLFPLLECLSSVATALQSGFLPYCEPVYQRCVTLVQKTLAQAMMYTQHPEQYEAPDKDFMIVALDLLSGLAEGLGGHVEQLVARSNIMTLLFQCMQDSMPEVRQSSFALLGDLTKACFIHVKPCIAEFMPILGTNLNPEFISVCNNATWAIGEICMQMGAEMQPYVQMVLNNLVEIINRPNTPKTLLENTAITIGRLGYVCPQEVAPMLQQFIRPWCTSLRNIRDNEEKDSAFRGICMMIGVNPGGVVQDFIFFCDAVASWVSPKDDLRDMFYKILHGFKDQVGEENWQQFSEQFPPLLKERLAAFYGV, encoded by the exons ATGGACTGGCAGCCAGACGAGCAGGGCCTGCAGCAGGTCTTGCAGCTTCTCAAAGACTCGCAGTCGCCCAACACAGCTACTCAGCGCATTGTGCAGGAT AAACTTAAACAACTCAACCAGTTTCCCGACTTCAACAATTATCTGATCTTCGTTCTGACCAGACTCAAATCAGAAG ACGAGCCAACCCGCTCTCTCAGTGGCCTCATCCTCAAGAATAATGTGAAGGCGCATTACCAGAGCTTCCCACCTCCTGTGGCTGACTTCATCAAACAAGAGTGTCTCAACAACATTGGCGATGCCTCCTCTCTCATCCGAGCCACCATTG GCATTCTCATCACCACCATCGCTTCCAAGGGTGAGCTGCAGATGTGGCCCGAGCTGCTGCCCCAGCTGTGTAACCTGCTCAACTCAGAGGATTATAATACCTGTGAG GGGGCCTTTGGAGCCCTGCAGAAGATCTGTGAAGACTCCTCTGAGCTTCTGGATAGTGATGCTCTCAACAGGCCCCTGAACATCATGATCCCTAAGTTCCTGCAGTTTTTCAAGCACTGCAGCCCCAAGATCCG GTCCCATGCCATTGCCTGTGTGAACCAGTTCATCATGGATCGGGCCCAGGCATTAATGGACAACATCGACACCTTCATCGAG CACCTGTTTGCCTTGGCTGTGGATGACGACCCTGAGGTGAGGAAGAACGTGTGCCGTGCACTAGTGATGCTTCTGGAAGTGCGGATCGACAGGCTCATCCCTCACATGCACAGCATCATTCAG TACAtgctgcagaggacccaagaCCATGATGAGAACGTGGCCCTGGAGGCCTGTGAGTTCTGGCTGACGCTGGCCGAGCAGCCCATCTGCAAGGAAGTCCTGGCCTCCCATCTGGTCCA GTTGATTCCTATCCTCGTGAATGGGATGAAGTACTCTGAAATTGACATCATCTTACTTAAG GGGGATGTGGAGGAGGACGAGGCAGTACCTGACAGCGAGCAGGATATCAAGCCCCGTTTCCACAAGTCACGCACAGTGACACTGCCCCACGAGGCTGAGCGGCCTGATGGCTCTGAGGATGCGGaggatgatgatgacgacgatgcTTTGTCGGACTGGAATCTGA GGAAATGCTCCGCCGCTGCGCTGGACGTCCTTGCTAATGTCTTTCGGGAGGAACTGCTGCCCCACCTACTTCCCCTGCTCAAGGGCCTCCTGTTCCACCCTGAGTGGGTGGTCAAGGAGTCAGGGATCCTGGTGCTGGGTGCCATTGCTGAGG GCTGTATGCAGGGAATGGTGCCCTATCTACCTGAGCTGATCCCACACCTCATCCAGTGCCTGTCAGACAAGAAGGCCCTGGTACGCTCCATTGCCTGCTGGACACTGAGCCGCTATGCCCACTGGGTAGTCAGCCAGCCACCAGACATGCACCTCAAGCCTCTGATGACAGAGCTGCTCAAGCGTATCCTGGATGGCAACAAGAGGGTGCAGGAGGCAGCCTGCAG TGCCTTTGCTACCTTGGAGGAGGAGGCATGCACGGAGCTGGTCCCCTACCTCAGTTATATCCTTGACACTCTTGTTTTTGCCTTTGGCAAATACCAGCATAAGAATCTGCTCATCCTCTATGATGCCATTGGCACCCTGGCCGACTCTGTGGGCCACCACCTTAATCAGCCG GAATATATTCAGAAGCTGATGCCTCCACTGATCCAGAAGTGGAATGAGCTCAAGGATGAAGACAAGGACCTTTTCCCCCTGCTGGAG TGTCTGTCGTCTGTGGCCACTGCCCTGCAGAGTGGCTTCCTGCCCTACTGTGAGCCTGTCTACCAGCGCTGTGTTACTCTGGTGCAGAAGACACTGGCCCAGGCCATG ATGTACACACAACACCCTGAACAGTACGAGGCCCCTGACAAGGACTTCATGATCGTTGCATTGGACCTGCTTAGTGGTTTGGCTGAGGGCCTGGGTGGCCATGTGGAACAGCTGGTAGCCCGAAGTAACATCATGACATTGCTCTTCCAATGTATGCAG GACTCCATGCCTGAGGTCCGGCAGAGCTCCTTCGCCCTTCTGGGAGACCTTACCAAAGCCTGCTTTATCCACGTCAAGCCCTGTATCG CTGAGTTCATGCCTATCCTGGGCACCAACCTGAACCCTGAGTTCATCTCTGTCTGCAACAATGCCACCTGGGCCATTGGGGAGATCTGCATGCAGATGG GGGCAGAGATGCAGCCCTATGTGCAGATGGTCCTCAACAATCTGGTGGAGATCATTAACAGGCCCAACACGCCCAAGACACTACTGGAAAACACAG CCATCACCATCGGCCGCCTGGGCTACGTGTGCCCACAGGAGGTGGCACCCATGCTGCAGCAGTTCATCCGGCCTTG GTGCACATCCCTTAGGAACATCCGGGACAACGAGGAGAAGGATTCTGCCTTCCGAGGCATCTGCATGATGATTGGTGTCAATCCTGGGGGTGTTGTGCAG gactttattttCTTCTGCGATGCTGTAGCCTCCTGGGTGAGTCCAAAGGATGACCTTCGGGACATGTTTTATAAG ATCCTCCATGGCTTCAAAGACCAAGTCGGGGAGGAAAACTGGCAGCAGTTCTCAGAGCAGTTTCCGCCACTGCTCAAGGAGAGGCTAGCAGCCTTCTACGGGGTCTAG